DNA sequence from the Marinilongibacter aquaticus genome:
GTGGCTAAAAGTACCTTTACTGGCACTACCCGTTTTGTTTTTTATACTCATCTCGAAATTTGCATTTCCCAACAGAACGCCCGAATACATCGAAGCCCACCACGACCGCTACCTTAAAATGGGTATGTTGCGTTGGGAAGACGGAAAAGAACACAAAATGCCTCAAGACTTTGCAGACATGCTCGGTTGGAAAGAATTAGCCGAAAAGGTAGATCGAGCTTACAGCTCCATTCAAAATCCAGGAGCTACCTTGGTATTGTGCGACAATTATGGCCAAGCTGGGGCAATCAATTACTATTCTAAATTGGGCATTCGGGCGGTCACTTTCGAAGCAGATTACATGAATTGGTTTGACCTTTCGCAACCTTATAAAAACTTGATACGTGTAAAAAATGGAAGCGAAAGAGAGCGTGAAATGGAAAAAACCAGTCCGTATTTTACCAAAGCATTTATTGCCGACTCCATAAGCAACGACAATGCAAGAGAATTTGGCACACTCATTTTCGTGTTTGAAAACGCACAGATCGATGTGAACAAACGCGTGGCAAGCGAGATTGAATCTGTACGCTGGTGATTCCGCCATTAATCCGCAGCCTTAGCTGTATTTTGGCCAGTCTTTGCTAATTTTGCAGCCCAACGTCAAAATGCATCCTTGAATTTCACAGAACAGCTCAAAAAACAGGAATTATTTTCGATCATAGGCCAAGCCGCAGACGCACTAGACCAAGAAGCCTATGTGGTGGGTGGGTATGTCCGCGATCTTTTTCTGCAAAGAGAAAACAAAGACATCGATGTGGTATGCTTAGGCTCTGGCATTGCCTTGGCCGAAAAAGTAGCCGAAAAGCTGGGAAACAACTTCAAGGTCAATGTATTTAAAAGTTTCGGCACGGCTCAAATTCCGCACCCCGAATTTGATTTGGAATTTGTAGGAGCCCGAAAGGAATCTTACCGAGCCGATTCTCGAAAACCAATCGTAGAGGACGGCAGCATTGCAGACGACCAGAATCGTCGAGATTTCACGATAAACGCCATGGGCATTTGTCTCAATGGCAATCGTTTTGGCGAATTGCTCGATCCCTTCGATGGCCAAGGCGATTTAAAAAAAGGCCTGATCCGTACACCGCTCGATCCTGAAATAACCTTTTCCGATGACCCTCTGCGAATGATGCGGGCCATTCGTTTTGCCACGCAATTGGAATTTGATATTGATGGACCTACTTTTTCGGCCATTGCGAAAATGAAAGACCGCATCAGTATCGTTTCTCAAGAACGCATTACCGACGAATTGAACAAAATCATTCTGGCCAAAACACCCTCTTATGGTTTTAAACTGCTCGAAAGTGTGGGGCTTCTCGAGATTATTTTTCCAGAATTGGTAGCCCTGAAAGGAGTGGAATATAAAGACGGGAAAGGACATAAAGACAATTTCTACCACACCCTGCAGGTATTGGACAACATCACCGAATTTACCGATGATTTGTGGGTTCGCTGGGCGGCTATTTTGCACGATATCGCCAAACCAGCGACCAAACGTTTTCACAAAAAAGCAGGCTGGACATTCCACGGGCATGAAGAAATGGGCAGCCGGTGGGTGAAAGGTATTTTCCGAAAAATGAAATTGCCTTTGGATCAAAAAATGCGTTCGGTGAAAAACTTGGTTCGTTTGCACCTGCGTCCTATTGCTTTGGCCCAAAAAGGCGTGACGGACTCTGCCCTGCGTAGACTTTTGGTTGAAGCGGGCGACGATATCGAAAACCTGCTCAAGCTCTGCCGTGCCGACATCACATCAAAGGATATGTCTCGCGTGCGTAAATACTTGGCCAATTTCGATCGCGTAGAAGAACTGCTCATCGAACTCGAAGCCAAAGACAAACTGCGTAGTTTTCAACCCGTTATCACAGGCGAAATCATCATGAAAGTTTTTGACATTCCGCCTTCACGAGAAGTCGGTATTATAAAATCGGCCATTCGCGAAGCCGTAATCGACGGAATCGTACCCAATGAAATGAAGGCTGGATACCAATTCATTATCGAAGAAGGCAAAAAGCTCGGTTTCACGCCCGTTTGTAGTGTAGAGGAGATTGAAATCAACCAATCTCCCCAATAATTTCAATCCAATTGAAAAGCAAAAGGTAGTGTAAACCAAACCGGAACGCTCTTTCCGTTTTGCCGGCCCGGATTCCATTTCGGCATGGATTTTATCACCCGAATGGCCTCATCGTCGCAACCAAAACCCACACTTTTCAAAACAGAAATGCGTGATATTTGACCATCCTTTTCAACTGCGAATTTCACATACACTTTGCCCGAAACATTCGCTCTCTGGGCCGCATTAGGATATTTCATGTGTTCTGAAATAAACGCATACATGGCTTTTACCCCACCCGGAAATTCGGGCATTTGCTCAACAGCCACAAAAGTCTTGCTCTCTTCCGTTTCTTCCAAACCTATGACTTCGGTTACTTTGGTAGGTAAAGGTGGCGGTGCTGAAAACATGTTCACCACTTCTTCTCCTTCCCGCGTTTCATTCGAGATACGAACACCGTGCAATTGGTCCAAACTTGGAGGAGTCACTTCTTCGAAAACGGTCTCGTCGGCCTTGGGTTCAGGAGGCAAAAATGTGATTGTTTCTTCTTGCACCACAGATTTCTCTTCCACGGGCGGAGGCGGAACAATTGGAGGCTCATCTTCTGGCTCATCCGGTTCATTCCAATCCTCTAATGTCGTTTCTATTCCGTAATTCTTTTCCACTGGTTTTGTACCATGGTGTACAAAGGTCCACGCTCCTCCGAAAAGCAACAAAATCGAACCAACACCCCACAAAAAGGCCATTTTCAAATACTCGGAATATTCCTGCCGCAAAGCAAAAGCTCCATATTCCTTATTTCTTTTTTCAAAGACGATGTCGTCCAAACTAATTTTCGTTTTCATAATTTTCAATTTTGGGTAATGGATTGATACAAAGACAATTCTTTCGGAGACAAATCGACAAGGGCCGACTTCATTCCTCCCACAATGGCCAATTCGTCCAGCATATCGACCGTATTTTTCCAAGTGGCCTTATCAGTAGCCTTTAAAATGACGGTGAAGTGCTCTGGATTTTTGGCTTCGTTTCTTTTTTCGGTCAAAACCTTTCGTATTCCCCAGGCACTGTAATCACTGGAATGGAAATCGGTACTGTTCAAATCGCTCAAAGGTTTTTGATACCAATACAAGCGATCGTTTTCTCCGAGCAAAACCGTCAGAGAATTGCTGTTCTTAATTGGGCTGGTATTTTTTTCTGATTGTTTGGGCGTGGCAAACCGCATGACATTGGCCTTGGTAAATGTGGTGGTATAGATAAAGAAAGTAATGAGCAAAAAGCCAAGGTCTACCAGGGGTGTCATATCGGGTTTCTTACCCTTTGCTGTATTCATTTCTGCCATAGTTTTAGCGTTTAAATTGAACAATGCAAGGCCTATCGGCCTATGGCCGAAAAGCATTGAAACATGAAGACATCTGCATACACGAAAAATTAACTTTGGGGCAAAAGTGCTTTGCAAAAAGAAGAGACTTTGGGTTCGCGTCAGTCCAAAACCCTCCTGTTTCAAAACCTTGCCCAGTACAAGTCAAAATGGGTTTCGCGAAAACCCTTGAAGCTTTGATTTCGGTGTAACAACCGAAGTATCGATAGACGAATATAGAAAGATTTTACTTTATAACTAAAAATTTAGTTATAAAAATTATGTTTTAAGAATCGCATGGCCAATACTGCAATCGAGGCACTTTTTAGGCCTACAAAATTCATTGAAAAGCTCGATGCTCCCTTGGCTATCCGACATGTTTTCTATCCGTAAATCCTGACTTGCCCAGAAACGCGTAATCTTGTTTTTCTCTGCCGGGATAGACTCCAAAACTGCGATTGCCCGATCCACAAATTGAGGAGAATCGATGTATTTGCCGTACGCAACCCAAATGGGGACAAGGGCGTTAATAATCAAACTCTCCGCCGAATTTCTACCAATACCTTGCAGTGCTGTGGCACTGGCCTTTCCAAAAGCATAATGCTGCTGCCAATATGCACTTGTAGGTTGGCGAATAAGCCGATTGAGCGTTTTGAAGTCTTTCGTCTCAATAAGCAGATCAAAAAGTGAAGGACGGTTGTGCAGAAAACCGATCAGTTCAGCCAAACGCAAAGTGGGGAAATTTCCAGGTCGTGTACGTAAAAATTGCCATTCACTCACAGACATTCCTTTTGCCTTAAGCTCATGTTTCTTTTCCAGAAAATCATATTCTCTTTTCAGTTGCCAAGCGTAACTATCGCTGGATTGCCGCAAAAAGCCCGCCATTCCGAAAAGTAAAGCTTCAAGTGACTCGACCTGCAAACTGTATTTTTTCACCAATTTGAAAGGAACAGCCTCAGCGAGTCTCAAAAAGGCCGCATTGTTCAATTTGAACCCAAAATGCATGGCCACTGTCTGGTACGCCGTTTCTTCCCAATCGCCCAAATTTTTATTCAGCCGGACACTCACCTCCTCAGCCTTGCGTTGCAAGCGTTGCATCAAGGCCCGATCAAGCATAGTCAATTTTTTGATTTCGGATACGGAGGAAAAGTAGTTCTCGCACGCAATTTTCCCCATAGAAGCCAATAGCTGACGATAGCGATTGAGGTGCTTTTTATCCGCAAAATCAGACAATTGAAGCGTGGGCACAAGTTTGCCTTGCTCATTGTACACTTCGAGATCATGCTGCCAAACCACATGCAGAATAACCGAATTATAAGCTTGGTCTTTTTCGTGGCCATGCCTATTCCAATCCGAAGACCGCAAGTGAATTTCTACATTTCCGGCCCATTCCAAAGCACCGATACGCATACGGGCTTCTTTGAAATCCGGTCCCGAGTCCGTGTTCAGAAAGCCCGTTTTGTACAGCACAATAGGCTCTCCATCTGTACTTTTTAAGTTTTGGTGTTTAAATTGTGTGAATTTCCATAAAAAATGGAGGTAGTCTTCTTTCATTATTCAAGGTGCAGATCGAGCAGTGTTTCCATGGCAATTTGCAATTTTCTTGCCTCCTCACCAGCCTTTTCTGCAAAATCTTCCCCTTTACTCGCATAGATAATGCCGCGGGCACTGTTCACCAAAAGACCACACTGGGCATTCATACCGTAGCGGGCCACATCTTCCAAACTTCCCCCCTGTGCTCCCACTCCGGGCACGAGCAAAAAGTGATCTGGAATAAGCTTCCTGATTTCTTGCAAGGCTTCTGCTTTGGTGGCTCCTACCACATACATCATTTGATCTACACTGCCCCATTCACGCGAAAGCTTCAACACTTCTTCGTATACTTTTCCATTGGGTGTTTCGAGCAATTGGAAATTTGCCGCACTCGGATTTGAAGTCAATGCCAAAAGCACAACCCACTTTCCTTCATAATTCAAAAAGGGCGAGACAGAATCCAGTCCCATATACGGGGCTACGGTAACCGAATCGAAATCCAAACCTGCAGCCTGCGGATCGAAAAAAGTGCGGGCATACAATCCAGATGTATTCCCAATATCTCCACGTTTTGCATCGGCTATGGTAAAACAATGCTTAGGTATAAACTCAAGCGTTTTTTGCAAACTTTCCCAACCTTTAGGGCCCATGGCCTCGTAGAATGCAATATTGGGCTTATAGGCCACCGTATAAGCCTCAGTCGCTTCGATTATCTGTTTGTTGAACGCAAAAACAGGATCTTTCTCCTTCAATAAATGCGTTGGAATTTTGTGCAAATCGGTATCCAATCCCACGCATAAAAATGATTTTTTCCTTTTGATCTCCGAGAAAAGTGCCTGTCTGTTCATTGTCCATTTTAAATTTTTACAAAAATAAGGGCTTTTAAAGATTCTCCTTTTCGTGGCCGAAATAAGTCTCTATTTTTGTGGGCAATTGTACAAAAACAAAACGAATGGAGTTTCGCAAAACCAAAATCGAGGGACTAATTGAAATAAAACCCAGAATTTTCACCGATTCGAGAGGCTATTTTTTCGAATCCTACCAATACGAACTTTTTAAAGCCAATGGCATTGCCGAGGTATTTGTACAAGACAATCAGTCCTTTTCGACCAAAGGTGTTCTACGCGGACTGCATTTGCAGAAAGCTCCCTACGCCCAAGGCAAATTGGTGCGTGTGATCAAAGGCAAGGTTTTGGATGTCGCCGTGGATGTGCGTGCAGGTTCACCTACTTTTGGTCAGTGGGAATCTGTTTTGCTGGATAGCGAGCAAAACAATATGTTTTATGTCCCTCCTGGCTTTTTGCATGGTTTTGCCACCATTGAAGACGCCATTTTTTCGTACAAATGCACCAATGTCTACCACCGCGAAAGTGAAGCGGGTGTACGTTGGGACGATCCAGATTTGGCCATCGATTGGGGTATCGAAAACCCGATTGTTTCTGAAAAAGATCAGGTTTTGCCGTTTTTGAAAGATTGGAAATAACAATTCCGGTAAGAGCTATTTACTCTTATCGAATTAAAGTTTGGCTGTAAAATTGGTGATAAAAATATATGCATTGGCCAGAAAGCCAATGCACCTGTCTGCTTCAATCAACCCCTTTGGCGGATTACCTCGTAAAGCAAAATACCCGTAGCCACCGACACGTTCAGTGATTCGATCTTACCCAACATGGGTATTTTTCCCAAGTAGTCGCATTTCCGAATCAAACTATCCGAAATCCCGTCTTCTTCAGAACCCATCACTACGGCCATTGGGCCAGAAAGATCGTGTGCTGTATAAAGCGTGTCCGTTTTTTCAGTACAACCAATTACGCGAAATCCGCTGTCTTGCAATTGCCCTACCGCCATGGTCAAGTCGTTTTCCTTGCATACCGGAATGTGGCTCAATGCACCCGAAGACGTTTTCATCGCATCAGAGCCTATTTGTGCCGAACCCCGCGAGGGAATCACAATCGCATCCGCACCACAGGCCTCCGCCGTTCGGGCTATCGCTCCGAAATTACGGACATCGGTAATGCGATCAAGAAAGACGATCAAAGGTACTTTGCCTTTTTCATATGCATCGGCCACTACATTGCTCAAGCGAGCGTAGTTTACCGCCGACACAAAAGCCAACACACCTTGATGATTTTTGCGGGTAATGCGGTTCAGCTTTTCAAGCGGCACACGCTGAATAAAGACTTGTTTTTTACGAGCCCATTGCTCGATTTCGGGATTGTCGAGATCTTTCAGCATCAAGACCTTGTCGACATCCTTTTCCGACTTCAGCAATTCCATTACCGACTGCACACCAAATACAAAATCTTCTGCATTTACAGTTGATGTGGGCCGGGTAAAATGCTTGCCCCCTTTCACTCTAAAATTTTTCCTGTTCTCCATGCTTCAACAAAAGGAAACCAATAAGCCGCATATTCGGGATAACGTACCAGCTCGTAATGGTCTTCGCTAAACGGATTTGGTTTATTGTAAAATGTAAAAATTATCTCGTTGAAATTGCCACTTTGGGCGTACATCCATACCTCGCGAAGGCCGTTGCGTTGGATTCTCGTCGGTGGGCCCAATACGGTATAGATCATGCCTTTATCCGTTTTCCAACCGTCTTTGTAATTGCTAAACAATTCATTGGCCTTTTGCACACGGCGGTAATAGGCCCGAATGATCCGCTTCGCCAAATCGGTTTTTCCTTCGCTCAATTTCAAAAAATACAAGTCCATCGATTTTTTGAAATCTTCGGCACCTTTCAGTTCTTTGATTTCCTCATTGGTGCTCATATACACCAAAGGTTCGAGCAATTTATCGACTTGGGCTAAACGCGGATAACGCTCATCGGCCACCAGAAAACCGAAACCTTCTATAGGTTCGGGTTGATCGACATACAAAACATAAGTACCTTCTTTATCCAAAAGCACCTTTTCATTCGATTTAATGTGACGGGTTTCCACTTCGGTAAAGCTGCTCAATTCTTCCCGTTTGCTTGTGCTCATAGGCGAAAGTGCGGGCGGGCTTTCGGCACTATAACGCACCAAAATCAAATCGTGGCTGGCTTCGTCCATCGACTTCAGCGTTATCACTTCTCCTTTTTGAAAATATGTTTTGAACGAAGCGGATGAACTTCCATCCAAATACAAAGCAAACAAATGGTTTGGCCTTTCGGTATTGAAATCCACGAGCGATTCGTGCACAAATTTCCGCGAGGCTTTCAGGTCGACAAAATCCATCCCCAATGTCGCTTGAGCATGTTCTTTTAGTCGCGGGATATTGAAGGTCCAACGAACACGGCCATCTACAAATTTGGCGTCGCTGGCCATGAAATCTATTTTACCCGACTCGAATTTTTCCTTTATTCCACTGGCACTTTGCAAGGCCCAACTGGTGCGGAAAGCTTTCGCCAAATCTTCTTTGCTTACTTCTTTTTCTCCTTTGTCGATCTGCATATCGACATACACAATCACCTGATTCGAATCTTTCAGAATGTAATTGGTGTTGATGGAAGAAATGTACAAACCCGTATCGGTTGAAGCCGGCTTTCTGACCTTGCTCACTTCATTGCCCACCACAGATTTTTTCTGCACTTTGCAGGCCGAAAAGAGCACGGCCAAAACTAAAAAAGGAATAAATCGTTTATTATTCATAATGAATTCAAATATATAACAATAACGAAAAACGAATAGCAATTGTAAGATATAAGACACAAGAATTTTAGATATCTACAATTCTAGAAAGGCAGATTCCAGAATATGAATCGCGGTTTTCGGACAATCACCAATTTAATCAACAATGAAAGATATTGAATCGCGGGAAGATATTATAGCCTTGGTCACCCGTTTCTATACTTATGTGCACGCCGACGAATTCATGGCTCCGGTTTTCCAAATGCCCAAAGAGCAATTCGATCGCCACCTCATCAGAACATACAACTTTTGGGACAATTGGCTGTTTCAAACGGGAGAATACAAAGGCGGCCTCATGTGGGCACACATCGAACGCAATGAAACCCACCGCATCACAACAAAGCATTTTGAACATTGGCTGGCCCATTGGTTTCGGGCTACAGACGAACTCTATTCTGGAAAAAATGCAGATTTCGTAAAATCAAAAGCTTTGGAATTGGGGCAATTCATCAATCAACGCCTCAACGGGCATTAACATCCGCACCAATCGGCAATAATTTTCGACATGGTTTCAAATTCGATCAAGAAACCATCATGCCCATAATCCGAATCGATTTCCACAAACTGGGCTCCAGGTATATGTGCCGCTAGAAAAGCCTGTTCGTTTGGTGGAAAAAGATGATCAGAACTAATGCCGATCACCAAGGTTTTGGCCTTTATCATTTTCAAGGCCTCGGCTACAGAGCCTCTACCGCGGCCCACATCGTGCGAATCGAACATCTTGCTCAGAAACCAATACGAAAAGGCATTGAAACGACGCGTGATTTTTTCGCCTTGATAATTCTGATACGTACTTGCCCGAAAGAAGTTCACTTGACCTTCGTCTCGCGATTGGGTGCGGTTGTATGTTTGATAATTGCGATACGAGAGCAAAGCCACAGATCGGGCCACACGCAAGCCTTCTATTCCAGCTTTTGGGTGTCTTTCGACCCAAGTTGGATCCAACTCAATGGCCATACGCTGGCTTTCGTTAAAGGCGATCCCCCAAGGAGAAAGTATCGCATTTGTCGAGAATAAAATAAGGTTTTCGATGACTTCGGGTTGGGCAATTGACCATTCCTGAGCCTGTTGGCCGCCAAGAGAGCCGCCCATGAGCATGTATATTTTCTCGATCTCCAAATGCTTGCGAAGCAATTCGAGGCAAGTGACCACATCGCGAATGGTAAGCAAAGGGAAATCGTGATAGTAGGGCTTTTGCGTTTCCGGATTTACGCTCAGCGGATTTGTACTGCCGTAATGCGAGCCGGGCACATTCATGCAAATGACGAAATGCTCTTTGGGATTGAAAAAGCGATTGTCGCCTATCAAACCGTTCCACCAATCCGAAGGATTCGCATTTCCTGTAAAAGCATGGCAAACCCACACCACATTGCTTTTATCGGCATTCAGCTCGCCGTATGTCGTGTAGGCCAAATCCACCTCGGGCAAAAATTCGCCGCTTTCCAACAAAACAGGTTCGCGGTGACAGTACATTTCGTTTCTCAACATATCTAAAAAATGGGCACGCCGAAAACCCGGCATGCCCGAAAAATTTAAACCAAAGCTTGTGTAATATCTGCTTTAATATCTTCTATATGCTCTATTCCCAACGAAATACGCAATTGGCTTGGTTCTACACCGGCGGCCAATTGTGCCCTTTCGTCCAACTGCGAATGCGTTGTGCTCGCAGGGTGAATAATCAAAGTTTTCGCATCGCCCACATTGGCCAAATGCGAAATCAATTTCAGGCTGTTCACAAATTTCTCTGCTCTTGCACGGTCGCCTTTAAGGTTAAAAGAAAGCACTCCGCCAAACCCACGACTCAAGTATTTTTTCGCCACTTCGTGTCCGCCATGCGATTCCAAACCAGGGTAGCTTACAGACTCCACCTCGGGATGAGCCTCAAGCCATTGAGCCAAAGCCAAGGCATTTTCGCAGGTTCTTTCCACACGCAGCGAAAGCGTTTCCAAACCCTGAAGCAAAAGGAAAGAATTAAAAGGAGACTGTGCGGGACCCCAATCGCGAAGACCCTCGACACGGCAACGAATAATAAACTGTATGTTTCCAAAAGGACCGTTTTGGCCAAAAACATCGTTCAATACCAAGCCATTGTAACTTGCAGAGGGCTCGGTAAACTGAGGGTATTTTCCATTGCCCCAATTGAAAGTGCCCGAATCCACAATTACACCGCCCATGCTGGTGCCATGTCCCCCAATCCATTTTGTGGCCGATTCCACCACTACGTGAGCCCCGTGTTTAATCGGTTGGCAAATTGCTCCGCCAGCCCCGAAGGTGTTGTCAACAAAAATGGGCAAATCGTATTTTGCGGCCAATGCCGAAAATGCTTCAAAATCGGGCGTGTACAAACTTGGGTTACCAATCGTTTCCAAATAAATCAATTTGGTATTTTCATCGATCAACTTTTCAAAATTTGCTACATCCAGATTTTCAGCGAAGCGGGCTTCAACACCGATATTCTTGAATGAATTTTTAAACTGATTGTATGAACCGCCATACAAATACGGGCTTGTTACAAAATTGTCGCCCACACTCGTGATGTTGTTTATGGCAATAAATTGAGCCGAATGCCCAGAAGCCGTAGCCAAAGCCGCAACCCCACCTTCCAAAGCGGCCACTCGTTTTTCAAACACATCGTTGGTCGGATTCATTATACGCGTATAGATGTTTCCGAACTCTTTCAATGCGAACAAATTGGCTCCATGTGCCGAATCTTTAAATTGGTATGCGGTGGTCTGATAAATCGGTACAGCTCTCGATTGTGATATCGGATCTACCTCTTGCCCTGCATGAACTTGTTGGGTTTCGAATTTTAACTCTGACATTTTTCTCGTATAGGTTTATGTTGTACAATATTTTTCGAAAATAAACCAAAACGATGATATATGTACGATCGACTGGTTTATAAGTCCTTAAAGCCATTATGGCATAAAAGGTAGGTCTTGGCACCTTATCGATGTTTCGGCAGGTTGCCCGGGGTTCACAGAGCCTATTCTCTCCACCCGTCTCTATAAATCAATCTTTATGGCCACAGAAAAGAGCCTTCGGAATGACGACACAAAGATAAGCGACTATCTTTTGAAAACACAAGTCCGCGGTAAAATATAGTGTTTCAATCCGTCCAATTGGCAGCCTTTTGAAGGTACAACACCCTATCCTTCAGCGTAAAAGCATACACCCTTTCAAAGTCACGTAGGGCATTGATTAGGGCAATTTTCTCATAACGAGCCAAATCGTCGCAATGAATTGAACGCGTTTTTATCTTCTCCTGATCCAACAAAAACTGACGTTTTACCCCCAACAGCAAGGGCTTCTCTGGCGTATACCACACACCATTCTCAAGCAAACAGACATTGGCGTACGAGCTGTCTGTCAGAAAACCATTTTGGGTAAACAGCACATCCGAACAAGGCGAAGAAGCCACCGCATCATTGAAAAAACTTCTGTTTTCACTTTTAAAAGGATAGGTAAAGTCAGCCACTTCGACCAATTGAAGAGATTGATGCTCGGCCAAACGATAAGGAATAAAT
Encoded proteins:
- a CDS encoding CCA tRNA nucleotidyltransferase; its protein translation is MNFTEQLKKQELFSIIGQAADALDQEAYVVGGYVRDLFLQRENKDIDVVCLGSGIALAEKVAEKLGNNFKVNVFKSFGTAQIPHPEFDLEFVGARKESYRADSRKPIVEDGSIADDQNRRDFTINAMGICLNGNRFGELLDPFDGQGDLKKGLIRTPLDPEITFSDDPLRMMRAIRFATQLEFDIDGPTFSAIAKMKDRISIVSQERITDELNKIILAKTPSYGFKLLESVGLLEIIFPELVALKGVEYKDGKGHKDNFYHTLQVLDNITEFTDDLWVRWAAILHDIAKPATKRFHKKAGWTFHGHEEMGSRWVKGIFRKMKLPLDQKMRSVKNLVRLHLRPIALAQKGVTDSALRRLLVEAGDDIENLLKLCRADITSKDMSRVRKYLANFDRVEELLIELEAKDKLRSFQPVITGEIIMKVFDIPPSREVGIIKSAIREAVIDGIVPNEMKAGYQFIIEEGKKLGFTPVCSVEEIEINQSPQ
- a CDS encoding energy transducer TonB gives rise to the protein MKTKISLDDIVFEKRNKEYGAFALRQEYSEYLKMAFLWGVGSILLLFGGAWTFVHHGTKPVEKNYGIETTLEDWNEPDEPEDEPPIVPPPPVEEKSVVQEETITFLPPEPKADETVFEEVTPPSLDQLHGVRISNETREGEEVVNMFSAPPPLPTKVTEVIGLEETEESKTFVAVEQMPEFPGGVKAMYAFISEHMKYPNAAQRANVSGKVYVKFAVEKDGQISRISVLKSVGFGCDDEAIRVIKSMPKWNPGRQNGKSVPVWFTLPFAFQLD
- a CDS encoding ExbD/TolR family protein, whose translation is MAEMNTAKGKKPDMTPLVDLGFLLITFFIYTTTFTKANVMRFATPKQSEKNTSPIKNSNSLTVLLGENDRLYWYQKPLSDLNSTDFHSSDYSAWGIRKVLTEKRNEAKNPEHFTVILKATDKATWKNTVDMLDELAIVGGMKSALVDLSPKELSLYQSITQN
- a CDS encoding DUF2851 family protein, producing MKEDYLHFLWKFTQFKHQNLKSTDGEPIVLYKTGFLNTDSGPDFKEARMRIGALEWAGNVEIHLRSSDWNRHGHEKDQAYNSVILHVVWQHDLEVYNEQGKLVPTLQLSDFADKKHLNRYRQLLASMGKIACENYFSSVSEIKKLTMLDRALMQRLQRKAEEVSVRLNKNLGDWEETAYQTVAMHFGFKLNNAAFLRLAEAVPFKLVKKYSLQVESLEALLFGMAGFLRQSSDSYAWQLKREYDFLEKKHELKAKGMSVSEWQFLRTRPGNFPTLRLAELIGFLHNRPSLFDLLIETKDFKTLNRLIRQPTSAYWQQHYAFGKASATALQGIGRNSAESLIINALVPIWVAYGKYIDSPQFVDRAIAVLESIPAEKNKITRFWASQDLRIENMSDSQGSIELFNEFCRPKKCLDCSIGHAILKT
- the pyrF gene encoding orotidine-5'-phosphate decarboxylase, whose product is MNRQALFSEIKRKKSFLCVGLDTDLHKIPTHLLKEKDPVFAFNKQIIEATEAYTVAYKPNIAFYEAMGPKGWESLQKTLEFIPKHCFTIADAKRGDIGNTSGLYARTFFDPQAAGLDFDSVTVAPYMGLDSVSPFLNYEGKWVVLLALTSNPSAANFQLLETPNGKVYEEVLKLSREWGSVDQMMYVVGATKAEALQEIRKLIPDHFLLVPGVGAQGGSLEDVARYGMNAQCGLLVNSARGIIYASKGEDFAEKAGEEARKLQIAMETLLDLHLE
- the rfbC gene encoding dTDP-4-dehydrorhamnose 3,5-epimerase, producing MEFRKTKIEGLIEIKPRIFTDSRGYFFESYQYELFKANGIAEVFVQDNQSFSTKGVLRGLHLQKAPYAQGKLVRVIKGKVLDVAVDVRAGSPTFGQWESVLLDSEQNNMFYVPPGFLHGFATIEDAIFSYKCTNVYHRESEAGVRWDDPDLAIDWGIENPIVSEKDQVLPFLKDWK
- the rlmB gene encoding 23S rRNA (guanosine(2251)-2'-O)-methyltransferase RlmB, whose protein sequence is MENRKNFRVKGGKHFTRPTSTVNAEDFVFGVQSVMELLKSEKDVDKVLMLKDLDNPEIEQWARKKQVFIQRVPLEKLNRITRKNHQGVLAFVSAVNYARLSNVVADAYEKGKVPLIVFLDRITDVRNFGAIARTAEACGADAIVIPSRGSAQIGSDAMKTSSGALSHIPVCKENDLTMAVGQLQDSGFRVIGCTEKTDTLYTAHDLSGPMAVVMGSEEDGISDSLIRKCDYLGKIPMLGKIESLNVSVATGILLYEVIRQRG
- a CDS encoding GWxTD domain-containing protein; the encoded protein is MNNKRFIPFLVLAVLFSACKVQKKSVVGNEVSKVRKPASTDTGLYISSINTNYILKDSNQVIVYVDMQIDKGEKEVSKEDLAKAFRTSWALQSASGIKEKFESGKIDFMASDAKFVDGRVRWTFNIPRLKEHAQATLGMDFVDLKASRKFVHESLVDFNTERPNHLFALYLDGSSSASFKTYFQKGEVITLKSMDEASHDLILVRYSAESPPALSPMSTSKREELSSFTEVETRHIKSNEKVLLDKEGTYVLYVDQPEPIEGFGFLVADERYPRLAQVDKLLEPLVYMSTNEEIKELKGAEDFKKSMDLYFLKLSEGKTDLAKRIIRAYYRRVQKANELFSNYKDGWKTDKGMIYTVLGPPTRIQRNGLREVWMYAQSGNFNEIIFTFYNKPNPFSEDHYELVRYPEYAAYWFPFVEAWRTGKILE
- a CDS encoding group III truncated hemoglobin, yielding MKDIESREDIIALVTRFYTYVHADEFMAPVFQMPKEQFDRHLIRTYNFWDNWLFQTGEYKGGLMWAHIERNETHRITTKHFEHWLAHWFRATDELYSGKNADFVKSKALELGQFINQRLNGH
- a CDS encoding homoserine O-acetyltransferase family protein, producing MLRNEMYCHREPVLLESGEFLPEVDLAYTTYGELNADKSNVVWVCHAFTGNANPSDWWNGLIGDNRFFNPKEHFVICMNVPGSHYGSTNPLSVNPETQKPYYHDFPLLTIRDVVTCLELLRKHLEIEKIYMLMGGSLGGQQAQEWSIAQPEVIENLILFSTNAILSPWGIAFNESQRMAIELDPTWVERHPKAGIEGLRVARSVALLSYRNYQTYNRTQSRDEGQVNFFRASTYQNYQGEKITRRFNAFSYWFLSKMFDSHDVGRGRGSVAEALKMIKAKTLVIGISSDHLFPPNEQAFLAAHIPGAQFVEIDSDYGHDGFLIEFETMSKIIADWCGC